A region of the Leptospira noumeaensis genome:
CTTCAATGGAACTGGGACCAATGAGTGTTTCACCCTCTGTTTGGAGATTCCCAAACATCCCTTGTCCAACACCAAACCCAAATCCAGGGCCTCCGAATCCAGATCCAAAAGAAGATTCTCCTCCCCGATTTTCATAAGGGATGGGCATAGAAAGCCTACGACGCATTTCTAAAAATTCCACAGGGGTGGAAGTTCGTAAAACTTCTGTAATCCCTTGGAAAAGAATTCCAGTAATTGTCTCTTCTGATAAAAACCGAACTTCCTTTTTCTGTGGATGGACATTCACATCCACAAACTCACGAGGGAGATCAAAAAATAAATACGCATACGGAAAGGCACCACTGGGCAGAAGTTCCCCGTAACAACGTTTGAGAATTTGAGCCGAAAACTTTAATTCCACAGAACGGTTGTTCACAAAGAAAAACTGTCCGGCTCGAGAGGATTTATAAAAATCAGGATGAGAGATCCAACCACGAAGGGTCATTCCATTCCGGCTGGAATGGATGGGCAAAAGATGGTCACGTAAGTTTTCGCCGTAAACCGATAACACGCGTTCGAGGCCATCTTCGGGAACCACATTCAAAACTTCCTTTCCATTTTGCAAATACCGAAATCCAATACTCGGTTCGGAGACTGCCATGGTTTGGACTCGGGCCCTATTTTTTTTCTCTTCCCCTGTTTCTGTTTTTAGGAATTTCCGTCTAACGGGAGTATTATAAAATAAATCTTTGATTTCAATTTTAGTGCCCAGAAAAAAAGGGATCTCTTCTTCCGAAACAATTTTTCCTTCTTCGACTGTCACGCGGTAGGCGGTGCGATTTCCTTCTGTTCCCGATTCTAATACCATTCGAGAAACAGAGGCAATGGAAGCAAGGGCCTCTCCCCGAAACCCGAAAGTGAATAGATGTTCTAAGTCATGGAAGTCTTGGATTTTAGAAGTGGCATAACGTTTGATGGCAAGAGGCAAATCCTCTTTTTGGATCCCATGTCCATTGTCGGAGATCAGGATCCTACCGAACCCAGCGGAATCGGTAGCAATTTCAATTTTGGTCGCGCCTGCATCGATGGAATTTTCGATGAGTTCTTTCAGAATGGAATGTGTGGATTCAATTACCTCTCCGGCGGCAATTTGGTTGATTAAGTCCGCCGAAAGTGAATGAATGATGCCCATAGGACAATCATGAGATAGGGAACCTCCCTATCCAGAAAAATTTAGAGTGAATTACAGTCCGCGCAGGTGCCAGAAACCACAACGTCCACGTGTTTCACTTGGAATCCGAGTCCTTGTAAATCCGTTTCGTCGCTGAGTTTTAAAGGAGCTACATCCAATACCTTTCCACACTCATGACAAAGCAGGTGGGAATGGTCGTCCAAAAAGGCATCGTAACGAACGGAATCGGATTCGATATTCAGTTTGTTGACCATCTTGTTTTCAACCAAGTACTCCAAAGAATTGTAGACGGTGGCAAAACTAATTTTGTCAGCTTTCCCTCTTACGGATTCAAAAACCATCTTTGCAGTGGGGTGGTCCTTTCTTTCTCTTAGGTCATTAAAAATAAGTTCTCTATGTTTTGTGAGTGCTTTCATACCATTGCCTTACCCCTAAATCATTCGCAAATTATCAAAGGGTCAAATGGAATTTGGTTTTTAGAATCCTTCCAGAAATTGATATTTGTCAATACCGAGGTTTTATGCCAGCATCCATCGACCAATTTAAAACTTCACTTTCGCTTTGGGCGAGTGGAGTTTGTGTGATTACTTATGAATCCAAAGAAAAAAAAGGCGGAATCACTGTTTCTAGTTTTTCTTCTGTTTCCTTAGAACCGCCGTTAGTTTTATTCTGTTTGGCCAAGAATTCCAGCGCGAAAGAACCCATCGAAAAAGCGGGAAACTTCGTCGTGAATATTCTTTCTTCAGAACAAAAACAAATTTCCGCTGATTTTGCTTCTGGTTCCCTGGACAAAGCGGTAGTTTTGGAAGGACTGAAACCAGGAACTCTTTCCACCGGAGCCCCGGTTTTACCGGATTCGTTGGCCTCACTCGACTGTACAGTGAACCAAACCATCGATGCCGGGGACCATTGGATCCTCATAGGTCTTGTGGAAGCAGTGGCAACGAAAGAAGGTTCTCCCCTCCTCTACTTCAATCGCAATTATAGGGAACTCGTTTAAGGAATCAGTATGGAAAAAGAGAAAGTTAGTCTGGAAGATGCAAAAGAACACGGACTTACAGAAACTGAATTTGTAGAGATCCAAAAGATCTTAGGAAGAATGCCCAACTCTACGGAACTGGGAATTTTCTCCGCCATGTGGTCGGAACACTGCTCTTATAAAAATTCAATTTTAAAATTAAAAACACTTCCGACAAAGTCAGACAAACTTCTAGCGCAAGCTGGAGAAGAAAATGCGGGAGCCATGGACATCGGGGATGGACTTGCCGTTGTCTTCAAAATCGAAAGTCACAACCATCCAACTGCCGTAGAACCATACCAAGGTGCGGCAACTGGTGTTGGTGGGATCATGAGAGATATTTTCACTATGGGTGCAAGACCCATCACTTCTCTCAACTCACTCAGGTTTGGTGATCCAAAAGAGGCGCGTAATAAATACTTACTCACCCGTGCTGTAAAAGGAATTGGTGACTATGGCAACTCTCTTGGGATTGCAGTTGGTGGTGGAGAATTATTCATCCATCCAACATTCACTAAAAATCCTCTTGTGAATGCAATGACAGTGGGAATTGCTCGTCACGACCAAATGGCTTCTGCTTCTACCAAAGGAAAAGTAGGCTTCAAAGTGTACATCGTGGGTGCCACAACGGGACGCGATGGAATCCATGGTGCCAGTTTTGCCTCCAAAGACCTAACTAAAGAATCCGAAGAAAAAAGATCCGCCGTCCAAGTGGGTGATCCCTTTATGGAAAAACTTCTCATGGAAGCATCCCTCGAAGCCATCCAAAAGAATCTCCTTGTGGGAATCCAAGACATGGGTGCGGCTGGAATTTCTTGTGCTACCTCTGAAATGAGTGCCAAAGGAAAAACCGGAATGGATGTGGATTTAGACAAAGTCCCTCTCCGAGAGTCGGATATGAACGCTTATGAAATTATGTTATCCGAATCCCAAGAACGAATGTTAGTCATTCCAGAAACGGGAAAGGAAGAAGAACTGGTTTCTATCTTTCATAAATGGGGACTGAATGCCGTAGAGATTGGAACAGTTACCGGTGATGGAATCCTTCGGATTCGAAAAAATGGAACACTCAAAGCAGAAATCCCAGCAGACTCACTGGTTCTTGGTGGTGGTGCTCCTCGGTATGTGAGAGAAGAAAAAAGACCGGCTTACCTCGATGAGGTGACAAAGTTTGATCCAACAAAAATCAATGATTTATCGAAAGATACAGTTTCCCAAACTCTAAACACCCTTCTTTCATCCTTAAATATCAGTTCCAGACGACCTCTCTATGAGCAGTATGATACAGAAGTGGGACTTGTAAAAGTGGTAGAACCTGGGGAAGATGGTGGGCTTGTGCGGATTCCCGGAACCAAAAAAGGAATTGCTGTGGCAACAGACTGTAACTCACGTTATACGTATCTTAACCCATACGAAGGGGCACAAATTGCCGTTTGTGAATCGGCAAGAAACGTGGCATCCACGGGTGCAGAACCTTACGGAGTCACAAACAACCTAAATTTTGGAAATCCTTACATCCCTGAAAACTATTATATCTTTAGTGAATGTGTGAGAGGACTTGGGGATGCTTGTCGTTTCCTTGGACTTCCTGTAACTGGTGGAAACGTATCTTTCTACAATGAATCACCAGAGGGCCCTGTGTTCCCAACACCTACCATTGGTATGGTGGGAGTGATCGATGATGTAGCAAAAGGACTTCATACCTACCCTCGCACCGAGGAAGAAGTAGTGTATGCTCTTGTGGGAGAATTCCAACCCACAATCTCCGCTTCCGAATACCTTTACCGGTTTCATGGCCTTGACACAGGAAAAATTCCAACCATTTCTCTGACCAAGGAAAAAGCGGCCATTGACACACTCATCTCTTGCCGAAAAGATGGACTTCTCACTTCCGCCAAAGACCTGTCACTCGGTGGCCTTCTTGTCGCACTGGCAAAAATTGTGATTTCTGGTGACAAAGGTTTGGAAGTAAACCTAGAAGGATTACAAAAAAGTTTTTCACGCCTCGACGAACTTTGTTTTGGTGAAACAGGAGCCTCCTTTGTGATTAGTTTCCTTGCGAAAGACGAAGGAAAAGTCAAAGAAAAATACACCAAAGCAGGACTTGGTTTTACAACTCTTGGCAAATCCAATTCTAAATCTGCTCTTTCTGTCAAAGGAAATGGATTCCAATGGGAATGGACGGCCAAGTCCTTAGAAACAGAATTTGAATCTGGACTTAAGAGTTATTTCGAATAGACAAATCTAAATTTTCTTAAAGGATAGGCCGAATGCGCCTATCCTTCTATTCTTTTATTCTATTACTACTTTGTATCCAATGTACAAGTATCGCCAAACGACAAGAATATGAAGATTCCCTCCGTGCTTACAAAAAGGCCAATCTAGAAAAGGCAATTGATTTCCTTCCCACAGAAGAACGAAAGGGTTTTATTGGAATTTTAGAACGCGCCCACTTGGGTTTTTTAAAAGGTGAAACCAATTATAAAGCCTTAGAAAAACTGGCGGAAGAAAGTAAGGAACGCCTTCGTTTCAGTGCCTCAAGATCCTTAAAATCTTTTTTTTATATGGAAACAGAGGAAGGATACTATGCCTCGGAAGCAGAAATCATCTACCTCCACATCCTCCTTGGATTGTATTATGTAAGGGCGGGTGAATACGAAAAAGGAAAAATACAAGCGCGTTATGCAGGGAACTTACTCAGTGGGGAATGGAGTGCGGAAGGCCAATTTGATGATCCCACCTTACGTCTATTACTTGCTTCCCTTTGGCTCTCCACGGGTTCCATTGAAGAAGCGAAAGTTGATTTTAGAAAAGCA
Encoded here:
- the mutL gene encoding DNA mismatch repair endonuclease MutL — protein: MGIIHSLSADLINQIAAGEVIESTHSILKELIENSIDAGATKIEIATDSAGFGRILISDNGHGIQKEDLPLAIKRYATSKIQDFHDLEHLFTFGFRGEALASIASVSRMVLESGTEGNRTAYRVTVEEGKIVSEEEIPFFLGTKIEIKDLFYNTPVRRKFLKTETGEEKKNRARVQTMAVSEPSIGFRYLQNGKEVLNVVPEDGLERVLSVYGENLRDHLLPIHSSRNGMTLRGWISHPDFYKSSRAGQFFFVNNRSVELKFSAQILKRCYGELLPSGAFPYAYLFFDLPREFVDVNVHPQKKEVRFLSEETITGILFQGITEVLRTSTPVEFLEMRRRLSMPIPYENRGGESSFGSGFGGPGFGFGVGQGMFGNLQTEGETLIGPSSIEGRQGFSLEGIGAGTNLHLLGENLTKHNLFVPKKHYGVLFETFILAEAEDGLYIIDQHTAHERIRYEEVLRDLKSKAYKSQSLLTPIRLELTKEEAEEMLEEKHRFSELGITLEPFSGGTILIREVPSYIDPGKETETILDLWERFKQKDPEDKELYDEMAKCVACRSAIKKGDQVSDPIIGELLQRLSYCENPSLCPHGRPTLIKLTRKDLETMFHRI
- a CDS encoding Fur family transcriptional regulator, encoding MKALTKHRELIFNDLRERKDHPTAKMVFESVRGKADKISFATVYNSLEYLVENKMVNKLNIESDSVRYDAFLDDHSHLLCHECGKVLDVAPLKLSDETDLQGLGFQVKHVDVVVSGTCADCNSL
- a CDS encoding flavin reductase family protein, with protein sequence MPASIDQFKTSLSLWASGVCVITYESKEKKGGITVSSFSSVSLEPPLVLFCLAKNSSAKEPIEKAGNFVVNILSSEQKQISADFASGSLDKAVVLEGLKPGTLSTGAPVLPDSLASLDCTVNQTIDAGDHWILIGLVEAVATKEGSPLLYFNRNYRELV
- the purL gene encoding phosphoribosylformylglycinamidine synthase subunit PurL, with translation MEKEKVSLEDAKEHGLTETEFVEIQKILGRMPNSTELGIFSAMWSEHCSYKNSILKLKTLPTKSDKLLAQAGEENAGAMDIGDGLAVVFKIESHNHPTAVEPYQGAATGVGGIMRDIFTMGARPITSLNSLRFGDPKEARNKYLLTRAVKGIGDYGNSLGIAVGGGELFIHPTFTKNPLVNAMTVGIARHDQMASASTKGKVGFKVYIVGATTGRDGIHGASFASKDLTKESEEKRSAVQVGDPFMEKLLMEASLEAIQKNLLVGIQDMGAAGISCATSEMSAKGKTGMDVDLDKVPLRESDMNAYEIMLSESQERMLVIPETGKEEELVSIFHKWGLNAVEIGTVTGDGILRIRKNGTLKAEIPADSLVLGGGAPRYVREEKRPAYLDEVTKFDPTKINDLSKDTVSQTLNTLLSSLNISSRRPLYEQYDTEVGLVKVVEPGEDGGLVRIPGTKKGIAVATDCNSRYTYLNPYEGAQIAVCESARNVASTGAEPYGVTNNLNFGNPYIPENYYIFSECVRGLGDACRFLGLPVTGGNVSFYNESPEGPVFPTPTIGMVGVIDDVAKGLHTYPRTEEEVVYALVGEFQPTISASEYLYRFHGLDTGKIPTISLTKEKAAIDTLISCRKDGLLTSAKDLSLGGLLVALAKIVISGDKGLEVNLEGLQKSFSRLDELCFGETGASFVISFLAKDEGKVKEKYTKAGLGFTTLGKSNSKSALSVKGNGFQWEWTAKSLETEFESGLKSYFE